The genome window CGTCTATATTGCTATTACCCTGGTGACTGTTTTGCTGACATGGGCTACAAATGTGAATGAGATTATCGCTTATGCCTCGCGTGCTTTTGCTCTGTTTTATTTCATCCAAAGCCTGGTGGCAGCGATACTGGCTTATCAAAAGAAAGTCATGTGGCATAGTGTGTTTTTTACATTGATCGCGCTGATTTGTTTTAGTGTTTTCATGTTTGGTATACCTTCTGGTGGCTAGCCGTATCAGTCGTGTTGGCATAAAAAAATGAGTGATGGGAAGGAGAGGCGGATGGAAGATATCTGGCTACAAGCTGTAAAACGTATACATGCCATTGCCGAGACAGGCCGTGAGTTTAGTCATAACGAATATGACCTGGAACGTTATCGGGATATTTCAGGCTTAGCTCAGCAATTGCTTGCTTCATTAGCCAATACCCCCTTGCTGCCATTGAAAATTTATTCCGCCCTGATGTGGATGATGGCGGTTACATTACGCCCAAAATTGATGTGCGAGGTGTGGTTTTCAAAGAGAAACAAGTCTTACTCGTGAAAGAGAAAATGGATGGTTTGTGGAGTTTACCTGGTGGTTATGCCGACTTGGGATTATCAGCGGCAGAAAATACTGAAAAAGAAGTGTATGAAGAAGCGGGTATTTTGGTCAAAGCCTCACATTTATATGCAGTAAGACATAAAGCAAAAGGTGACTATAAGCCAGATATTCGGGATTTCTATAAGCTCTTTTTCTTGTGTGAGGCTATGCCAGAACAGGAGATCAAAGCAGGAATGGAAACGGATGATGTCGGCTATTTTGCTATCGATGATCTCCCACCCTTATCTCAAGGCAGGGTGATTGTCTCAGATATCGAACATGCCTGGGAGTTTCTATGTGACCCTTCAAGACCGACTTTGTTTGATTAATTAAACACCAATTTTTACCCATGGAGATAAAATGAAATTTATACAAATATGCACATTGGCCTTATTGTTAGCCAGCACACAGATAACGCTTGCTGATACCGAGTCAGAAAAAGAAGCGGCGAAACTAATGGATGCCGTTGGTATGCAGTCGGCACTTGAGCAGTCAATGCAGCAAATGTTAGATGTGCAAATCAATAATAACCCTTCCTTGTCGCCATTTCGCTCTGTCATGAAGGAATTTTTCAGTAAATATATGAGTTATGAAAGCTTAAAACCGGACATTATTCGTATCTATGCCGATGCTTTTACTGCACAGGAATTAACAGATATTCGTGAGTTTTATGGCAGTAAAACCGGACAAAAAGCGATTAAATTGATGCCTCAACTTATGCGTCAGGGCGGAGAAATTGGTGCTAAGCGCGTTCAGGCGCATATTGGTGAACTTGAATCGATGATTAAAGCGGAAGCTGAGCGCCTCAAAAAAGAAGCGAAGTAGCTCCTGTTAGTGAGCCGGTTTGATATGAGTTAGTGGGTTTGATGTTAATGCACTGACCTTACATTTTTTTCAGTTTTAACCCAGCCTTAACTGGGTTTTAGCAATACTCTTGCGTAAAGATGAGGTTGACTGTGTTTCAGTAATACAGGAAATCTCATCAGCACTAAGCCGACACCTAAGGAGTCATTGCTGATGAATAAACCAATGAAAGTCATGCTGCAGCCGAACATAAATGATCAAGCGACTATTTATAGTCTTTCACCACTGTCTTTTCACATTGATAATCAGGATGAGTTATTACAGATGGCAGCGTCTCTGCAAAAGAGAGGGGATTTCAATACCGAATCTGCTACCTCCTTGGCCTCAGCATTAACGCTCTTGAATGATGCTGTCACAGAAAGGAAACACGAAGCTATCTTCTCTGATTTCCGACCATTTCTCACCCACTTTATCGATTTGCTCAAACACGCTTCTGAACCTGATGTCCGTAGCCACTACGGTTAGGCTGAGACATACCATCTGAAAGCTGGAAAACTTAACAGCTTATTCAGTAAATAATTCAATTAACGGATGCTAGCTTCTAAGCCAGAAGCTGGGTAGGTAAATCACGGCACGACGGAGTCAAAGTCGTGCCGTGTCATATCTAAGTTGATTTCTGCGCTTCTATACTACGTTTAATCAGTGGCGCAATTGTTGAGCCTTGTACAACGATAGAGAAAATCACGACCACATACGTCATCATTAACAACAAAGTGTGATAATCAACGCCATTGATATATAGCACGTCTTTGGGTGTCGATGCGGCCATGGCCAGAGCAAGACCACCACGCAAACCACCCCAAGTCAGAATCTTGATGGCATGTGCGTCATAGCTGCGGAACCGTTTGAAGCCGATATATGGCAAGGCAACGCTGGCAAAACGGGCAAGTAGTACCAGTGGAATCATGACCAGTCCTAATCCAATCTCTGTCCAGCTGACTGGTAAAATCACCAGCATCAGACCGATTAACAGGAATAAAAGGGCATTTAG of Methylophaga marina contains these proteins:
- a CDS encoding DUF2059 domain-containing protein gives rise to the protein MKFIQICTLALLLASTQITLADTESEKEAAKLMDAVGMQSALEQSMQQMLDVQINNNPSLSPFRSVMKEFFSKYMSYESLKPDIIRIYADAFTAQELTDIREFYGSKTGQKAIKLMPQLMRQGGEIGAKRVQAHIGELESMIKAEAERLKKEAK
- a CDS encoding DUF3861 family protein, giving the protein MNKPMKVMLQPNINDQATIYSLSPLSFHIDNQDELLQMAASLQKRGDFNTESATSLASALTLLNDAVTERKHEAIFSDFRPFLTHFIDLLKHASEPDVRSHYG
- a CDS encoding NUDIX domain-containing protein gives rise to the protein MVFKEKQVLLVKEKMDGLWSLPGGYADLGLSAAENTEKEVYEEAGILVKASHLYAVRHKAKGDYKPDIRDFYKLFFLCEAMPEQEIKAGMETDDVGYFAIDDLPPLSQGRVIVSDIEHAWEFLCDPSRPTLFD
- a CDS encoding NUDIX hydrolase N-terminal domain-containing protein, with protein sequence MEDIWLQAVKRIHAIAETGREFSHNEYDLERYRDISGLAQQLLASLANTPLLPLKIYSALMWMMAVTLRPKLMCEVWFSKRNKSYS